The genomic interval TAGCGTTCATGATTGACTCCTTCAGATCCAATCCTTTATTTGAACTAACTTCAGTGTCTTGTTTTGGAGGAGTTCTGCGGGTGAAGACGGATCACTTAAAGGTGAAGTTAGGGAAAAGTTTGGGACGATCGCAGAGCCAAAAGCCAGAAGCCAGGAACCAGAAGGGTTGTATAGCAGATGTCAGGTGTTAGCTGACAGGTGTCACGGGGGAAAACAACCCGTGTCAGAGGGTTTCCAGCGACATAGAATATCCTAACTTTTATGGCTATGGCAATATTTCTGATTCCTGGCTTGTATGGCTTGCTTCTCACCTTAACGATCGCTGCCGTTGCCCCAGATGGAGCGAAATCCTATACCGCTGTTGCTCAGGTGTAATTGCACAGTCGGCGATCGGTTGGTCGGGGGGGCACTTCACTTCAGAAGCAGGCTCCCACTCTGCCTGCACGATCGCCAAATTATTCGATCGGCGATAGGCTGTCGCCATTCCCGTCGGTCCCCCCGCGGCGTAGGATGGATCTTCCCCCCAGCCTAATTCTGTAAATAGAGCACCAATCTCCTGGATCACAGTTGCAGGCGAAGTAAAGTTCCGACCTGTGCCCGTTGCCCTTAACACGCATCCAGTGCCGCTCTTTTGATGAATCCCATCCTGAAAAGCTCCAATGGCGAAGCTCACCCTCACCTTTAGCTTTTGAGCAAGCAGTTTTTGCAAGCCCTGGCATTGGGTTTTGGGCAGCGGGATAAAATCTGACCGATTTAATAAAGGGGTTGCCTGGGGACGTGGACCGGGTTCATGTGGCGAATTGGCGAGAGGATTTGCTGAACAGGGGGTAGCCAGAACGACCAACCCCAAAATGATTAAAGGAACTTGCCAATCTCGAACCACAGCATCTTTCTCCTGGCGATCGCCCATACCCTTTATCCAATTTTTCCATGCTTTGATCATTCAATGACTGAAGTGGGTGGAGAACTGAAGTGTGACCATCAGAGATTTACCGATTCACGCTTAAATAGGGAAGGTTCTTTAGCAATCGACAGCCCGCGTGACTGACTCCAAAAAAACTACCCGTTCCCTGATGGGAATTGCCGGAATTGTGGCGATCGCCACGCTGATCAGCAAACTCTTTGGCTTGGTGCGGCAACAGGCGATCGCGGCTGCCTTTGGGGTGGGTCCTGCCTTTGGGGCTTACAACTTTGCCTATGTGATTCCCGGCTTTCTGCTGATTCTACTGGGCGGAATTAACGGTCCGTTTCATAGCGCGATCGTCAGTGTGCTGGCAAAGCGCAAACGGGAAGACGTTGCTCCCATTGTCGAAACCATCACGACGCTGGTAGTCAGCATTTTGTTGTTGATCAGCGTCGGGTTGGTCATTTTTGCTGAACCTCTGATGCATGTGGTTGCTCCTGGTTTGTTTATCTCGGCTCAGGAAGCCCAAACCCAGGGAATCGACCCGGCAACCTTTCAAACCTTGCAGCAAACCAGAGACATCGCCATCCAGCAGTTTAAAATTATGGCTCCCATGGCGGTGCTGGCAGGGCTGATTGGCATTGGATTTGGCACCCTCAATGCTGCTGATCAGTACTGGTTGCCCTCCATTAGTCCGTTGTTTTCCAGCGTCACGATGTTGATCGGGTTGGGAGGACTGGCGTTTTACCTGGGCGACAAGATACAGTTGCCCCAATATGCCGTACTGGGAGGAGCCGTTTTAGCCTGGGCAACGGTGGCGGGCGCTATTTTGCAATGGTTAGTGCAGCTTCCTGTGCAGTGGCGATCGGGGTTGGGTACCCTGCGTCCCCGGTTCAACTTCCGGCAACCAGAGGTGCGGGAAGTGATCAACATTATGGGGCCTGCCACCTTCTCCTCCGGCATGATGCAAATCAATGTCTGGACCGATCTGTTTTTTGCCTCCTTCATTCCCAATGCGGCGGCAGCGGTTTCCGCCATGGGCTATGCCGGGCTGCTCGTGCAAACCCCCCTGGGAATTCTGTCGAATGTCATTCTGGTGCCATTAATGCCCATCTTTGCCAGATTGGCTGACCCCGAAAACTGGGCAGAACTGAAGCAGCGGATTCGTCAGGGGCTACTCATGACGGCAATCACGATGATGCCCCTGAGCGCTTTGATGATTGCCCTGGCAGTTCCCATCTCCAGGGTGGTTTATGAACGCTATGCCTTTAAGGTCGAAGACTCCTACCTGACGGCAGCAGTGTTGGTCGCCTACTCCGTGGGCATGTTTGTCTACCTGGGGCGGGATGTGTTGGTGCGGGTGTTCTATGGGTTGGGGGATGGGGATACCCCGTTCCGAATCAGCATCATTAATATCTTTTTGAATGCTGTCCTGGATTTTCTGTTCGTCAAACCCCTGGGCGCGCCCGGTCTGGTACTGGCAACCGTTTGTGTCAACCTGTTCTCCATGATCATGCTGTTGTGGATTTTGAACCGTAGGCTAAACGGTCTCCCTTTGCGGGAATGGGGAATGCCAACCCTGGGGCTTGCTGTGGGCAGTGCGATCGCAGGTCTTGCCTGTTGGGGAACTCTGTTGGGAACTCAACACCTGCTGGGCACCGAAGGCTTGCTGATCCAGCTAATTCAAATTCTGATCTCTGGCTCGGTTGGGTTGATCCTCTTCGCCCTCTTTGCTACTCGTCTCAGGCTACCAGAAGTCGATCTGCTGGTGAACCGATTGAAGCAACGCTTTCTTAGGAGGTAGGTTCAGGTGGTAGGTGGTGGGTGTCAGGTGGTAGGTGTCAGTTATCGGGTTGCTACTGGTCACTGTCCACTCATTCCCCATTTCCTCCATCCCTCTCTATCTTCCCTGACACCTACCACCTACCACCTGACACCTTCTACAGTTTCCGCTGAAATTCCTCCAGCAGATCCATCAGGCTTACCTGGCATTGCATCGGAAGCAGGTCTGACAGTGGCACTTCACGTTTGCCCCCTCCTAATTTGATGGGAATGCTTTGAAGCACTTTTAGCACTTCGTCCT from Kovacikia minuta CCNUW1 carries:
- the murJ gene encoding murein biosynthesis integral membrane protein MurJ, yielding MTDSKKTTRSLMGIAGIVAIATLISKLFGLVRQQAIAAAFGVGPAFGAYNFAYVIPGFLLILLGGINGPFHSAIVSVLAKRKREDVAPIVETITTLVVSILLLISVGLVIFAEPLMHVVAPGLFISAQEAQTQGIDPATFQTLQQTRDIAIQQFKIMAPMAVLAGLIGIGFGTLNAADQYWLPSISPLFSSVTMLIGLGGLAFYLGDKIQLPQYAVLGGAVLAWATVAGAILQWLVQLPVQWRSGLGTLRPRFNFRQPEVREVINIMGPATFSSGMMQINVWTDLFFASFIPNAAAAVSAMGYAGLLVQTPLGILSNVILVPLMPIFARLADPENWAELKQRIRQGLLMTAITMMPLSALMIALAVPISRVVYERYAFKVEDSYLTAAVLVAYSVGMFVYLGRDVLVRVFYGLGDGDTPFRISIINIFLNAVLDFLFVKPLGAPGLVLATVCVNLFSMIMLLWILNRRLNGLPLREWGMPTLGLAVGSAIAGLACWGTLLGTQHLLGTEGLLIQLIQILISGSVGLILFALFATRLRLPEVDLLVNRLKQRFLRR